CCAGCTTCAATAGGAGAAGTCGTATCATCAATGTCATTTCCGTAAAGACAGAATCCTTTTTCTAATCTTAAAGTGTCTCTGGCAGCTAACCCACAAGGAATAATTCCTTCTTCTTTACCAGCATCCATTACCGCATCCCAAAGTTTTTCGGCACTTTCGTTATTGAAATAAATCTCAAAACCACCGCTTCCTGTGTATCCAGTGTTTGAAATAATCACATTATTTTCTCCTGCAACACTTCCCACTGTGAAATGGTAGTAAGGAATTTCTGAAAGATTTACCTCTGTAAGCTTTTGAAGAATTTCAGTCGCTTTAGGCCCCTGAACTGCCAATAATGACATCTTATCAGAAGCATTGGTCATTGTAGCCCCGAAAGTATTGTATTTTGAAATATGATTCCAGTCTTTGTCAATATTGGATGCATTTACAACCACGAAATATTTGTCATCTTCCATTTTGTAAACGATAAGGTCATCTACAATCCCTCCGTTTTCGTTCGGAAGACAAGAGTACTGAGCTTTTCCGTTTTCAAGTGCATCTACATTGTTGGTAGTTACAAACTGTAAAAGGTCTTTTGAACCCGGCCCTTCGATGAAAAACTGTCCCATGTGGGAAACATCAAATAATCCTGCTTTTTCTCTTACTGCAAAGTGCTCTTCTGTAACCCCTGAATATTGAACAGGCATTTCAAAACCTGCGAAAGGTACGATCTTAGCTCCCAAAGAAACATGTTTGTCGTACAAGGCTGTTTTCTTCATATTTAATTTTTATTTCTTTATTTTAAAACTGTTAAAAGTCTCATTGAATTGGGTCATGTAGTTTCCGTTCCAGAATTTCTGGCCACAGTTGATGGAAACTAAGTATAAGTTTTTGTCTTTTTGAAAAACTTTGGTGATCCAGAACAGCTTTTCTTTTTCATCAAAGTATTCATATAGATATTCTGTATATCCTTTTTGGCTTCTTTTATCTTTTACTTTGTCCTCTTGATCTTGTGAATGATAAAGTGCCAGGATGAATTTTTTAACTTCTTCTTTTGAAAGTGCTAAATCATGATATTCCGAAATCGTAATAGCGCCGATCTGGCTGGTAGGAAAAATATTGATGATCTCACTGTCATTTGTAGATCTCCAGCCGTCAGGAACATGAATAGAGTAGTTGGAATTTTCATATACTTTTGCTTTTTGGGCAAAAAACAGGCTTCCCGTTAAAATTGCAGAAAAAAACAATATTTTTTTCATCATTAAAAATGGTGTTTATATTCTTCGAGGATGATTTTGAACCATTCGGTAAAGTTTTCAGGATGTTCGGAAATTTCTTTATCCAGATCTTCCATAGAAATGAATCTTACTTCTTCCACTTCTTCTTTATTTAAATTGAAATCAGCTTCGTGATTTCCCACAAATACATGATCCAGCTCGTGCTCCCAAAGGCCGCTACCTACATCTGCTTTATAAATAAAATTGAATTTTTCCGAAAGTTCTGCCTCAATTCCGAGTTCTTCCTTTAATCTGCGTATTGCCCCTTCCTTATAAGTTTCACCATGTCTTGGGTGTGAGCACACAGCATTGGTCCATTGATTGGGAGAATGGTATTTTCCTGAAGCTCTTTTCTGAAGAAGCATTTCTCCTCTACTGTTGAACAGAAATACAGAAAAAGCACGGTGTAACAGGCCATTGATGTGAGCCTGCTGTTTTTCCATCAGTCCTAAAACTTCATCTTCAGGATTTACTAAAACTACAAATTCTTCCATTCCTACAAATGTAAGAGTAATAAATGTATTTTGGAAATTTTTAGATAAACATCATGCTTTTTGTATAATGTTGAGAAGGCAGAGTATGTTTTCGGCAAATCTGCAAATTCACTTTGTCTTTTTTATCTGTTCTTTATTATATTACTCATAAAAAGAAACATCAAAACGAAAAATTTTAACTATTTGTAATAAAATGATTAATAAAATATTGATATTATTCTTTAAATAATAGTTTTTGTAGTATATTTTTAACTTAAACTAAGATTAACGTGCCTGATAGTTGTAAAAACGCTAACTTTGTTACTTAATATTTAGTAATGGAATTAGAATACATTGAACACATTAGTCCTATTCTAAAGGATGGCGTAAAAAATTACTTAATAGATATCGACGGAA
The window above is part of the Chryseobacterium sp. MA9 genome. Proteins encoded here:
- the gcvT gene encoding glycine cleavage system aminomethyltransferase GcvT codes for the protein MKKTALYDKHVSLGAKIVPFAGFEMPVQYSGVTEEHFAVREKAGLFDVSHMGQFFIEGPGSKDLLQFVTTNNVDALENGKAQYSCLPNENGGIVDDLIVYKMEDDKYFVVVNASNIDKDWNHISKYNTFGATMTNASDKMSLLAVQGPKATEILQKLTEVNLSEIPYYHFTVGSVAGENNVIISNTGYTGSGGFEIYFNNESAEKLWDAVMDAGKEEGIIPCGLAARDTLRLEKGFCLYGNDIDDTTSPIEAGLGWITKFDKDFVSKDTFAKQKEEGVTRKLVAFELTDKGVPRHDYPVVDAEGNVIGKVTSGTQSPMKKIGLGLAYVDKPHFKLGSEIFIQVRNKNIPAKVVKAPFV
- the idi gene encoding isopentenyl-diphosphate Delta-isomerase, yielding MEEFVVLVNPEDEVLGLMEKQQAHINGLLHRAFSVFLFNSRGEMLLQKRASGKYHSPNQWTNAVCSHPRHGETYKEGAIRRLKEELGIEAELSEKFNFIYKADVGSGLWEHELDHVFVGNHEADFNLNKEEVEEVRFISMEDLDKEISEHPENFTEWFKIILEEYKHHF